The Prochlorococcus marinus str. MIT 9301 genome window below encodes:
- the hemJ gene encoding protoporphyrinogen oxidase HemJ, with translation MAAEAYLWFKSLHIIGIIVWFAGLFYLVRLFIYHEESKNMDNELKIAFNKQYTLMEKRLANIITTPGMILALSMAICMVIMQPSWLSEKWLQIKISFVLGLVIYHSYCYKIMYSLQNGTSTISAKSLRLLNELPTLLLFIIVLLVIFKNNFPTSIATWSVVGLIIFMLASIQLYAKIRKKNENSLSNE, from the coding sequence TTGGCAGCTGAAGCATATCTCTGGTTTAAATCACTTCACATTATTGGTATAATCGTTTGGTTTGCGGGACTTTTTTATTTAGTAAGACTTTTTATATATCATGAAGAATCTAAAAATATGGATAATGAATTAAAAATTGCCTTTAATAAACAATACACCTTGATGGAAAAAAGGCTTGCGAATATAATCACAACACCCGGGATGATATTAGCTTTAAGTATGGCTATTTGCATGGTTATTATGCAACCAAGTTGGTTAAGTGAGAAGTGGTTGCAAATTAAAATTTCTTTTGTTTTGGGATTAGTAATTTATCATTCTTATTGTTATAAAATAATGTATTCATTACAAAATGGTACTTCAACCATTTCAGCAAAAAGCCTTAGATTATTAAATGAATTGCCTACTTTATTATTATTTATAATTGTACTTTTAGTTATTTTTAAAAATAATTTTCCAACTAGTATTGCTACATGGAGCGTAGTTGGACTAATTATTTTCATGTTGGCTTCAATTCAATTATATGCAAAGATTAGAAAGAAAAATGAGAATTCATTAAGTAATGAATAG
- a CDS encoding branched-chain amino acid transaminase, with product MHEFLPYAWFEGKCIPFKEAKISIATHALHYGTAAFGGMRAIPNPTNKEEFLLFRTDKHIKRLSQSAKLLLTDISEEYIFKALEEVIKRNKPQKPIYIRPFVYTSDLGIAPRLHNIETDFFMYCIELGDYLSPDGVSCRMSSWTRQEDRSLPLRGKISGAYITSSLAKTEASLSGFDEALLLNSSGKVSEASGMNLFIVRNGDLITPGVDQDILEGITRASVIELAKSFGINVIERPVDKTELLIADEVFLTGTAAKITPVKKIESSELNGDRPIMNKLKSKLIEITEGRSQDYDNWVTRISLK from the coding sequence ATGCATGAATTTCTTCCATACGCCTGGTTCGAAGGTAAATGTATTCCATTTAAAGAAGCAAAAATATCAATAGCTACTCATGCACTACATTATGGTACTGCTGCATTTGGAGGAATGCGAGCGATACCTAACCCTACAAATAAAGAAGAATTCCTTTTATTTAGAACTGATAAACACATAAAAAGATTATCTCAAAGTGCAAAATTACTCTTAACTGATATATCTGAAGAATATATTTTTAAAGCCTTAGAGGAAGTTATAAAAAGAAATAAGCCACAAAAACCTATTTATATTAGACCATTCGTATATACAAGCGATTTAGGTATAGCTCCAAGGTTACACAATATTGAAACAGATTTCTTTATGTATTGTATTGAACTAGGAGATTATCTATCCCCAGATGGGGTTTCATGTAGAATGAGTAGTTGGACTAGACAAGAAGATAGATCTCTCCCATTGAGAGGAAAAATAAGTGGAGCTTATATTACTAGTTCATTAGCTAAAACAGAAGCTAGTTTATCGGGTTTTGATGAAGCCCTGCTATTAAATTCAAGTGGTAAGGTAAGCGAAGCTAGTGGTATGAATTTATTTATTGTAAGGAATGGAGACTTAATCACTCCTGGTGTTGATCAAGATATCCTTGAGGGTATTACTAGAGCTAGTGTAATTGAATTAGCAAAATCATTTGGAATAAATGTAATTGAAAGGCCTGTTGATAAAACAGAATTATTAATAGCAGATGAAGTTTTTCTAACTGGTACAGCAGCAAAAATTACACCAGTTAAAAAAATTGAATCAAGTGAATTAAATGGTGACAGACCAATAATGAATAAATTAAAAAGTAAGCTTATAGAAATAACAGAAGGTCGTTCTCAAGACTATGATAATTGGGTAACAAGAATTTCTCTAAAATAA
- the cobN gene encoding cobaltochelatase subunit CobN — protein MHRILNVAGNEKNNDDLIEQPAADFIFITSVKADLNLISKLLLEKEFASLNNNIRALEISNLNSSAQIDNYLLKTINYAKVVILRIFGDKGTWNYGIEQLLNWQAVNKKRKLVILSGTVDQEVSLSEISSIDKNIALNISRLLRSGGMENYRKFLNCLNYLKVNETLIPDEFLNISFYPDPYLYDWKIEKGEKIGIISYKSLFLANEIEVNEKLNLQLRRSGLSPKTLFISTLKDHIIQKKLIEIFKKEDIKLIITTTSFSSSQIKNNELIENSTNIFTSLKIPILQLLSSNRSRKNWLNSSIGMNSSDLLMQIIIPEFDGRITTCPSAFKEIISKKNTLYSEITSYKADQVGIKWISKFATNYVKLQQLNNFEKKICLIISNYPVKNGRIGNGVGLNTPSSIINILNWLKEEGYDLGSCNYPQDSSELMSILIKTRTNDIESQNNKPLDYLPLSEYLKYWNYLELEPKNIIVNRWGKPSEAIDLDNEGFSINGIRFGKITLLIQPQRGYDSFTDRDIHSPDLPPPHRYLAHYFWIEKVFNANAICHIGKHGTVEWLPGKSIGLSNKCFPNIICPAIPNIYPFIVNDPGEGSQAKRRTAATIIDHLTPPLDRSELYGKYSILENYLEEYFEAKLLNSNRIEIIEKAIFELIKKDFNEITLNNKNNQIEEIDSFLCKIKESQIRTGLHIFGNRQNDINEINLFLCVARVPNANRIGIVQYIAKHLKLDLDPWTNIYDQKLSEKDKKILLTFSNKNILNFRMAIDFLEQQAKYLIYLFFYKKNTNIKNLEKYKNQKIIDYFFNEKKHNKYFLLLKNEILYPIINSSYNEKLSFINSLNGQYVKSGPSGAPTRGKTEALPTGKNFFSVDSRGLPTESAWSVGCQSASQILDLYKQDNGEDLKNIAISVWATSTMRNGGEDICQILYLLGVQPIWDGPSRRVVDLEIIPLSVLERPRVDVTLRISGMFRDAFPQLVKLTSKAINLVSNLNEDDKFNPLAGALRDGDSINRIFGSAPGSYGAGLQELISNSNWENIDDFGESFLNWSKWIYSDNLEPIEDKKSLENALKNVQLVVHNQDNKEHDILDSDDYYQFQGGLSSAVKKLSGKFPEMYHGDLSKFGLSKISKLQDEINKVVISRILNPKWINGMKDNGYKGAFEFSATLDYLYAFDASTEVVSDWCYEEVYKSWLCDLDLRNFFLENNPWALRDIAQRFLEIVNRKMWNNCSSDVIENLKNIIINTDSIIEKNEF, from the coding sequence ATGCACAGGATATTAAATGTAGCAGGAAATGAAAAGAATAATGATGATTTAATTGAGCAACCAGCGGCAGATTTTATTTTTATAACAAGTGTAAAAGCTGATTTAAATCTCATATCAAAATTATTGTTAGAAAAAGAATTTGCTTCATTAAATAATAATATAAGAGCTTTAGAAATTTCTAATTTAAATTCCTCAGCTCAAATAGATAATTATTTATTAAAAACAATTAATTATGCAAAAGTTGTCATACTAAGAATTTTTGGCGATAAAGGTACATGGAACTATGGAATTGAACAACTTTTAAATTGGCAAGCAGTCAATAAAAAAAGGAAGTTAGTAATCCTATCAGGTACCGTTGATCAGGAAGTGTCCTTAAGTGAAATAAGTAGTATAGATAAAAATATTGCATTAAATATTTCTAGATTACTAAGATCGGGAGGAATGGAGAATTATAGAAAATTTCTTAATTGTTTAAATTATCTAAAGGTAAATGAAACATTAATTCCTGATGAGTTTTTGAATATTAGTTTTTATCCAGATCCTTATTTATATGATTGGAAAATTGAAAAAGGAGAAAAGATTGGAATAATATCCTATAAATCACTTTTTTTGGCTAATGAAATTGAAGTAAACGAAAAACTTAACTTGCAGTTACGAAGAAGCGGACTATCGCCTAAAACGTTATTTATTTCAACACTAAAAGATCATATTATTCAAAAGAAATTAATAGAAATTTTTAAAAAGGAAGATATTAAATTAATAATTACCACAACTTCATTTTCTTCATCTCAAATCAAAAATAACGAATTAATTGAAAATTCTACAAATATTTTTACTTCTCTTAAAATTCCAATTTTACAGCTTCTCTCTTCAAATAGATCAAGAAAAAATTGGTTAAATTCATCCATTGGAATGAATTCATCTGATTTATTGATGCAAATAATTATTCCTGAATTTGATGGAAGGATTACTACCTGTCCTTCAGCATTTAAAGAAATAATTTCTAAAAAAAATACACTCTACAGTGAAATAACCAGTTACAAAGCTGATCAAGTAGGTATTAAATGGATTTCAAAATTCGCAACAAATTATGTGAAACTTCAACAACTTAATAATTTTGAAAAAAAAATTTGTTTAATAATAAGTAATTATCCAGTAAAGAATGGAAGAATCGGTAATGGTGTTGGTCTTAATACACCATCTTCGATAATAAATATTCTTAACTGGTTAAAAGAAGAAGGTTATGATCTTGGATCTTGTAATTATCCTCAAGATTCTTCGGAATTAATGTCAATACTTATAAAAACTAGAACTAATGATATTGAATCTCAAAATAATAAACCATTAGATTACTTACCACTTAGTGAATATTTAAAATATTGGAATTATTTAGAACTTGAACCAAAAAATATTATTGTTAACCGTTGGGGTAAACCATCAGAAGCGATCGATCTTGATAATGAAGGCTTCTCAATAAATGGTATTAGATTTGGAAAAATAACATTATTGATTCAACCTCAACGAGGTTATGACTCTTTCACTGATAGAGATATTCATTCTCCCGATCTTCCACCTCCCCATAGATATTTAGCACATTATTTTTGGATTGAAAAAGTTTTTAACGCAAATGCTATTTGCCATATTGGTAAACATGGGACTGTTGAATGGTTACCTGGCAAATCTATAGGTCTCAGTAATAAATGTTTTCCAAATATTATTTGTCCAGCAATACCAAACATATATCCTTTTATCGTAAATGATCCTGGGGAAGGATCCCAAGCTAAAAGAAGAACTGCTGCAACAATTATTGATCATTTAACCCCTCCTTTGGATAGGTCAGAATTATATGGAAAATATTCAATATTAGAAAATTATTTAGAAGAATATTTTGAAGCAAAATTATTAAATTCTAATCGGATCGAAATTATAGAAAAAGCCATTTTTGAATTAATTAAAAAAGATTTTAACGAAATCACTTTAAATAATAAAAATAATCAAATTGAAGAGATTGATTCTTTTCTTTGCAAAATTAAAGAATCTCAAATTAGGACAGGTTTGCATATTTTTGGTAATAGGCAGAATGACATTAATGAAATAAATTTATTCTTGTGTGTCGCTAGAGTGCCAAATGCCAATAGAATTGGGATTGTTCAATATATAGCAAAACATTTAAAACTAGATTTGGATCCTTGGACAAATATATATGATCAAAAGTTAAGTGAAAAGGATAAAAAAATATTATTGACTTTTTCCAACAAAAACATTTTAAACTTTAGAATGGCTATTGATTTTTTGGAACAACAAGCAAAGTATTTAATATATTTGTTTTTTTACAAAAAGAATACCAATATAAAAAATCTTGAGAAATATAAAAATCAGAAAATAATAGACTATTTCTTTAATGAAAAAAAACATAATAAGTATTTTTTATTATTAAAAAATGAGATTCTATATCCAATCATTAATTCTTCATATAATGAGAAATTATCATTTATTAATTCGTTAAATGGACAATATGTAAAAAGTGGTCCATCTGGAGCCCCTACGAGAGGTAAAACTGAAGCTTTACCCACTGGTAAAAATTTCTTTTCAGTTGATTCGAGAGGTCTGCCAACTGAATCAGCATGGAGTGTTGGTTGTCAATCCGCCTCACAAATACTTGATTTATACAAACAAGATAATGGAGAAGATTTAAAAAATATAGCAATATCTGTATGGGCAACATCCACAATGAGAAATGGTGGTGAAGACATTTGTCAAATACTATATTTATTAGGAGTACAGCCTATTTGGGATGGGCCCTCAAGAAGAGTAGTAGATCTAGAAATCATTCCTTTATCTGTTCTCGAAAGACCAAGGGTTGATGTTACTTTAAGGATTTCAGGAATGTTTAGAGATGCATTTCCACAGTTAGTTAAATTAACTTCTAAAGCAATAAATCTTGTTTCTAATCTTAATGAGGATGATAAATTTAACCCTCTTGCTGGGGCATTAAGGGATGGTGATTCAATTAATCGTATATTTGGTTCAGCGCCAGGTTCATATGGAGCTGGACTACAAGAACTAATTTCTAATTCTAATTGGGAAAATATTGATGATTTTGGAGAATCTTTTCTTAATTGGAGTAAGTGGATTTACAGTGATAATCTTGAACCTATAGAGGATAAAAAATCATTAGAAAATGCTCTTAAAAATGTTCAGTTAGTTGTTCATAACCAAGATAATAAGGAACATGATATTTTAGATTCTGATGATTATTATCAGTTTCAGGGTGGCTTATCTTCAGCAGTAAAAAAATTGAGCGGTAAATTTCCTGAAATGTATCATGGTGATTTATCAAAATTTGGATTATCCAAAATTTCAAAATTACAAGATGAAATTAATAAAGTTGTTATATCAAGAATACTTAACCCTAAATGGATAAATGGAATGAAGGATAATGGTTATAAAGGAGCGTTTGAATTTTCAGCTACACTAGATTACTTATATGCTTTTGATGCTTCTACTGAAGTAGTCTCAGATTGGTGTTATGAGGAAGTTTATAAATCATGGTTATGTGATCTGGATCTTAGGAATTTCTTTCTAGAGAATAATCCATGGGCTTTAAGAGATATTGCACAAAGATTTCTTGAAATTGTAAATAGAAAAATGTGGAATAATTGTTCATCAGATGTCATTGAAAATTTAAAGAACATAATTATTAATACTGATTCAATAATTGAAAAAAATGAATTCTAA
- the uvrC gene encoding excinuclease ABC subunit UvrC, with amino-acid sequence MSNSSIEKINNKYNFKIEYKLINNKELLKSRLSEIPKSSGCYLFKDIDNNLLYIGKSKKLRSRVSSYFNNYSDLTPRLSLMVRQITEIEIIVTDSEYEALNLESNLIKTNKPYFNILLKDDKKYPYLCITWSEKYPRIFITRRRRNRNNLDRYYGPYVDVGLLRRTLFTIKKIFPLRQRPRPVYKDRTCLNYSIGRCPGVCQEVISSDDYKKIMKQVSMIFQGRNDDLEIFLQKKMLQFSNDLDYENAAKIRDQISGLKLLTESQKISIPDSSINRDIFGIVSEKNVASIQIFQMRSGKLIGRIGYSQKLNNEDENLILQKILEEHYMNVEPVEIPSEILIQYNLPKQATIEDWLTELRKKKVKILIPKRNKKHETVEMVLKNAKLELDRILNGIQDNESSIEDLAQILELSEQPKRIEGYDISHIQGSDPVASQVVFIDGVPSKQHYRKYKIKDPNVSIGHSDDFASIYEVIQRRFKKWSRFKESGGDFSILNDKTNSKLDNELLSDWPDLIMIDGGKGQLNAAIKALKELNLEEEVTICSLAKKNEEIFIPGFTKSLDTDENQKGVLLLRRVRDEAHRFALSFHRDKRSKRMNRSQLSQISGLGPSRIRELLEHFKSIDAIRIASKEDLSKVKGLGKNSVNDIYEYFNEL; translated from the coding sequence ATGAGTAATTCCTCTATCGAAAAAATAAATAACAAATATAATTTTAAAATTGAATATAAATTAATTAATAATAAGGAGTTATTAAAATCAAGATTATCCGAAATTCCAAAGTCATCTGGTTGTTATCTTTTTAAAGATATTGATAATAACCTACTTTATATCGGTAAATCTAAAAAACTACGCAGTAGAGTAAGTAGTTATTTCAATAATTATTCAGATTTAACTCCCCGATTAAGTTTGATGGTCCGTCAAATAACTGAAATAGAAATAATAGTCACAGATAGCGAATATGAAGCATTAAATTTAGAGTCAAATTTAATTAAAACAAACAAACCATATTTTAATATTCTTTTAAAAGATGATAAGAAATATCCATATCTTTGTATAACTTGGAGTGAAAAATATCCTCGAATATTTATTACAAGAAGAAGAAGAAATAGAAATAATTTAGATAGATATTATGGACCTTATGTTGATGTTGGATTATTAAGGAGAACATTATTTACGATAAAAAAAATATTTCCACTTAGACAAAGACCAAGGCCAGTCTATAAAGATAGAACTTGTTTGAATTATTCAATAGGAAGATGTCCAGGTGTTTGCCAAGAAGTTATATCATCTGACGATTATAAAAAAATAATGAAACAAGTATCTATGATATTTCAGGGAAGAAATGATGACTTAGAAATATTTTTACAAAAAAAAATGCTTCAATTTTCAAATGATTTAGATTATGAGAATGCAGCAAAAATAAGAGACCAAATTTCAGGTTTAAAATTATTAACTGAATCACAAAAAATATCAATACCAGATTCTTCAATTAATAGAGATATCTTTGGAATAGTTTCAGAAAAAAATGTAGCTAGTATACAAATTTTCCAAATGAGATCAGGTAAGCTCATTGGGAGAATTGGCTATAGTCAAAAATTAAATAATGAAGATGAAAATCTTATTTTACAAAAGATATTAGAAGAGCATTATATGAATGTTGAACCTGTAGAAATACCATCAGAAATTCTTATTCAATATAACCTTCCAAAACAAGCAACCATAGAGGATTGGTTAACGGAGCTAAGAAAAAAGAAAGTAAAAATCCTAATCCCAAAAAGAAATAAAAAACATGAAACTGTAGAAATGGTTTTAAAAAATGCAAAATTGGAATTAGATAGAATATTAAATGGGATACAAGATAATGAATCATCAATTGAGGATCTTGCCCAAATACTTGAATTAAGCGAACAACCTAAAAGAATTGAAGGCTATGATATAAGCCATATTCAAGGTAGTGACCCTGTAGCATCACAAGTCGTTTTTATTGATGGGGTTCCTTCTAAACAGCATTATAGGAAATATAAAATTAAAGATCCAAACGTTTCTATAGGACATAGTGATGATTTTGCTTCGATATATGAAGTAATACAAAGAAGGTTTAAAAAATGGTCAAGATTTAAAGAAAGCGGAGGGGATTTTTCAATATTAAATGATAAAACGAACAGTAAATTAGACAATGAACTTCTATCAGATTGGCCTGATTTAATAATGATTGATGGAGGAAAAGGACAGTTAAATGCAGCTATTAAAGCATTAAAAGAATTAAATCTTGAGGAAGAAGTAACTATATGTTCATTGGCAAAAAAAAATGAAGAAATATTTATTCCAGGATTTACTAAGTCTCTTGATACTGATGAAAATCAAAAAGGAGTTCTTCTATTAAGAAGGGTAAGAGATGAAGCACATAGATTTGCATTATCTTTTCATAGAGACAAAAGATCTAAAAGAATGAATAGATCTCAATTGTCCCAAATCAGTGGATTAGGACCATCAAGAATAAGAGAATTGCTTGAGCATTTCAAATCAATAGACGCGATAAGAATAGCTAGTAAGGAGGATTTATCAAAAGTTAAAGGACTTGGAAAAAATTCAGTTAATGATATATATGAATATTTTAACGAGTTATAA
- a CDS encoding PHP domain-containing protein, which produces MNREDLVKLTSNINKNSCPNNINFHCHTKFSDGSLEPYELLDQAYKNNLKFLSITDHHTIKAHEYIKKNNILKNYPKDSFTLISGIEINCLILGCLVHVIGLGIDIKSKYLNPYILGESPIGNDLNIKSVIKAINLAGGLSFLAHPARYRIPFYKLIPEAKIQGIDGIEVWYDYELNEVWNPSLFVCSEIDKLADKYSMLKTCGTDSHGLSLLGR; this is translated from the coding sequence ATGAATAGGGAAGACTTAGTAAAATTAACTTCCAATATTAATAAAAATAGTTGTCCTAATAATATTAATTTTCACTGTCATACAAAATTTAGTGATGGGAGTTTAGAACCATATGAACTTTTAGATCAAGCTTATAAAAATAACTTGAAATTTTTATCAATAACCGATCATCATACAATTAAAGCTCATGAATATATAAAAAAAAATAATATACTCAAAAATTATCCTAAAGATTCCTTTACATTAATTTCGGGAATAGAAATTAATTGTTTGATTTTAGGATGTTTAGTACATGTAATTGGATTGGGAATAGATATAAAAAGTAAATACCTAAATCCCTACATCCTTGGAGAGTCTCCAATAGGTAATGATTTAAATATTAAATCAGTTATAAAAGCAATAAATTTAGCTGGTGGTTTATCATTTCTTGCACATCCAGCGAGATACAGGATTCCCTTTTATAAATTAATTCCAGAGGCCAAAATACAAGGTATTGATGGAATAGAGGTTTGGTACGATTATGAACTTAATGAAGTATGGAATCCTAGTTTATTTGTATGTTCAGAAATAGATAAATTAGCAGATAAATATTCAATGCTAAAAACATGCGGAACAGATAGTCATGGACTTTCGCTATTAGGTAGATAA